From Kwoniella europaea PYCC6329 chromosome 3, complete sequence, one genomic window encodes:
- a CDS encoding glutaredoxin has product MNRSTSSSSSSSTSSASASSFAALGFTDSTNTSSSSSSSSSAVKEKLAAGATISLPSSSYSQSPRRAFSLPSKIKLPFTSSPITSPNINIGLGLGSPMIPLHSPTRSTARRFSYNMKSRISHYSLPLTVGGLFTLALFIFVSLNGSSEVRRFNSSSRLQLYGRSRFSEEEHQLKMAHPLHRPDGEPDNGISLLVNEEELIAEDDLFWDSYKDPEPLSYEEQKQQEEMKAHKADVQKQDKLQSLRALIWWLAEGGILPNDWEVPTKQYLKKIGGRGMERLLEDIDSGEEGDEIFDNGWAEFANRRYRVVIFSKTHCPYSKKAKSIFGEYHISPAPFIIELDQRSDMDQIQTLLQRITGRRTVPNILLDFASIGGSDDVTLLHSEGGLQRTLEDMEVLPFSRRRKPVLPPPQPPVPIIEEPVLPVEEAVVKREDVPVVGNNELKRASLVSEQEEQEEEEQPEEESASDSGSESESGTLVTPPSSDTEEEDEVIVKEEEDKPVEPKFIDLINRNKIRDLNLPQLPKRQTNAERFINKRRDAPGTGTLELTSRDERGSWKEGSGLLI; this is encoded by the exons ATGAACagatcaacttcctcctcatcctcatcctcgacatcatcagcctcagcatcatcattcgcaGCATTGGGATTCACAGACTCAACAAACACCTCtagctcatcttcatcttcttcatcagctgtaAAGGAGAAACTCGCTGCAGGAGCTACAATCTCCttgccatcttcatcttaCTCTCAATCACCTCGAAGGGCATTCTCCTTACCTTCCAAAATCAAATTACCATTCAcatcttcacccatcacTTCACCTAACATCAACATCGGTTTAGGTTTGGGATCACCTATGATCCCACTTCATTCGCCTACGCGATCAACCGCCAGGAGGTTCTCGTATAATATGAAATCGCGTATATCCCATTACTCCCTTCCTCTCACTGTCGGTGGACTCTTCACTTTGGCGTTATTCATCTTTGTCTCACTGAATGGATCAAGCGAAGTCAGGCGATTCAACTCTTCTAGTCGATTACAGTTGTATGGTCGATCTAGATTTTCAGAAGAGGAACATCAATTGAAGATGGCCCATCCATTACATCGACCAGATGGAGAACCTGATAATGGAATATCCCTCTTGGTCAATGAAGAAGAACTGATagcggaagatgatctgTTTTGGGACTCGTACAAGGATCCAGAACCTTTATCATACgaagaacaaaaacaacaagaagagatgaaagctcaTAAAGCAGATGTACAAAAACAGGATAAACTACAATCGCTACGTGCTCTCATTTGGTGGTTGGCTGAAGGAGGTATATTACCAAACGATTGGGAAGTGCCTACCAAGCAGTACCTTAAGaagattggtggaagaggtatggagagattgttggaagatattgattcgggtgaagaaggggatgagataTTTGATAATGGTTGGGCAGAATTTGCTAACAGGAGGTACAGAGTGGTCATCttttccaag ACCCACTGCCCATACTCCAAGAAAGCTAAATCGATCTTTGGCGAATACCACATCTCACCCGCACCATTCATCATTGAACTGGATCAACGAT CCGACATGGATCAGATCCAAACTCTCTTACAGAGAATAACAGGTCGACGAACCGTACCAAACATCTTATTGGATTTCGCTTCTATCGGAGGATCAGACGATGTCACCTTGTTACATTCCGAAGGTGGTTTACAAAGAACTCTAGAAGATATGGAAgttcttcctttctctaGGAGGAGGAAACCTGTTCTCCCACCACCACAACCACCCGTACCGATCATCGAAGAACCTGTCTTACCGGTTGAAGAGGCCGTGGTTAAACGAGAAGACGTACCTGTTGTCGGTAATAATGAACTCAAAAGGGCTTCTTTGGTTTCTGAacaggaagaacaagaagaggaagaacaaccTGAAGAGGAATCGGCATCTGATTCCGGATCGGAATCAGAATCTGGAACTTTGGTTACTCCTCCATCGAGTGATacggaggaggaggatgaagttattgtcaaggaggaagaagacaaacCTGTCGAACCTAAATTCatcgatttgatcaatcgaaaTAAAATTAGGGACTTGAACTTACCCCAACTACCAAAAAGGCAAACCAACGCCGAGAGATTCATAAATAAACGAAGGGATGCTCCTGGTACGGGTACTTTGGAGTTGACCTCtagggatgaaagaggtagTTGGAAAGAGGGCAGTGGTTTGTTGATCTAA